TTCTAATAACGGTTGTGTTTTTTTCTGTGTATTTGTGAGTAGGTACCtgatatattttgaattttcatggtATATTTCAGTGTCATTTTGGTTTGAATAGCTTTAAAATCATGGACTAAATTAAaacccctaattttttttttcaaaatcaattcaaattttcctaggaaatttttgggttttggtTGAGTAGAGCTGCTGTGGTGAAATGAAGGAATTTCATGattattcaatatgattttcgaATTACTGAACAGCAtgtaatttaaatttttttttatcatttttcgaTGTAGGAAAATAAATGGATTCCACACATCACTCAAAATCTATAATATGTACCTACTTGATATTCACCACAATTAACTGCGAacgaaaaaatccaaaatttttgaaatttccataGTTGAGATGCTTCTTTTTGAATATAATGTTGACTTCATGTGAGAAGTCATGCAAATATGATGATAAAGATAAAGAGAGAATTGCACCTattaaaattttattcagtaCCAATTTTTGGAAATTCAATAAAACCTTGGAACTTGATGCTAGTTCAAAACTCAACCTAATTTACAGGAATTTTCAAATAATCAACTTGATAACATTTTGAAAGTACACAATTTTCCCATCATGACAAGATTTATTACTTGTAGCAATTTCTCATATTGATGAGAACGGATGTTATAGTGATGTGAAAATAATGGCTTTGATTATACATAATACCGTGGCGTTAAGTGTCATTGATGcactaattaataataattaaaaatgGAAAACTCGCATGGAAACTCTGCCATCCAACtagtttctttatttttcaattcaaattaaagACAATATACCTAGCCAACTTTGTGAATTTACGagtgatttttattttgaatgcatGGTTACATGACGAATCAAATTTAAGTTTCATTCGTATGAAAATGGAATGAATCTAATGAAAAAAAACGGAACTAGCGTTTTTAGTAATCTGTAATATTCATTGCATAGGCAACACATAAAACGCCTTCGCTTACAGAATCCGGCAGGCGATGGCGCCACTGGTATCGATCGATACCATTCACTTATTTCACTTCCACCGACACACAACCCGCAAGGCAAGACACCTGTCTAACCTCAAAAAATCTATTATTTTCAGACTGATAAGTCACCAGACGTCGAAAGCGGGAAAGTGGTGGATTTGGACGGCGAGGCAGGTAAGGAGACCGCCGCCACGCTAAGAAGCATCAAAAACCGACCAGTACGCGTCCTGCTACGGCGTGTCGCGGTTATGGCAGTTCTCGTAGCGATCCTAGCGGGCCTGGGGGCTGTAGTATGGTACTTTATGGGATGGATGTCGTTGGTGCAGCTGATATTGGTCGCCCTCATTGCCTATCTGGCCTCGGGAAAATACCGCTGGTTCTATGTGGCCATAAGAACAGCGCCCAGGGACATTAGGTGAGTTCGACGAGTTTTTGAGGTGCTTGTGTGATGTTTACTTGGGTCAAGGTTGTCGACCCTTCAGAACGTGTGGTGTGGAAATAACACGATGATGCCTACTTAAAAGGTGCTATTTGCTGAATTAGCTGTTTGTTGTTCTAGCGCTCATCCTTTCCTGCGTTTACCGAGTTATCCTTCAATGATTTTAGATGAAGCTCATTTCTAGATTTATAAAGGTTTTGTTGTGTGGTTTTTCTTTGATACAGATGCTGCTAAGACCACTTTTGTCTGGGATTTTCCCTTTACGTGGTACAGGTTTTGTTAAGAAGAGATATAGAGAATAGCACCGGCACTGGATAAGAGCATAGCAATGATCAGATGGCACCACTTCATTGATATCCTTGTCCTAAATACATATTCAGATCTGGTATCTACCAAACCAGAGCCAATACCTTTATATGGTATACAGAAACGGCAGAAGTTCTAAAAGAGCCGACAATGATTATTCCCTTTCACAATTTACACTTTCCGATTTTGCCTATTGCTTTTCGAGAATAAGTCCTTAAAAAGTTACTTTACTGATGTTCAAGCCAGTGTGCAAGGGTCATAATAGTTCGAGTTCTCAGAATTAGTATAGACATCGATGTTCATTCTTTCCTAGCTTGAAACATGAAAAAGTCCATTGCCCTCTTGACGCAAAGAAAAGAGTCCAACAGTAAAACTGGGCGCTAAAAAGATGTTTGGGAATGTCACATCATATTTCATAAACTTATAAATTGATATCTTATCAGATATCAAAAAACATAGTAGGTATAACAAGCGCGTGTTTCACACACCTGTTACAAACCTCTCTGCATTTTTCTCACACTTCTTGTCCTATGAGAAGAGAAGATATAGGACACAACTTGTCCCTCACGTCTGCAATATCACCTCGATGAGCTAGCACGAGGCTATGTTATCGACGTGCGTGAAATTCTAATTCAGAAGTGTATTATTCATCCCAATTGATGGATCGTTAAATAGGTTTGTTCCTCGGGGAAGCTGAGATGAAAGATCTCGCTTCCTCTATTCTATGTGTTAGTTGTTTCGTACTCTCGATTTTGAACACAACATTACATATTTCGTCATGGTAGAATTTTTCTTCTCCCGAAtggtactgaaaaatttctcgCAGAAAATGATAGAAATACAAGGAGAAAAGAACATTTGCACTCGCATCTTCATCTAGTGAAGAGTTTGGTCGAAACTCTCGAATTTAATCACATCCTCTCTTAAGCATACAAAAATTTAGAAGATAGCATTGAGCTGGAATCTGAAGGGTTGCGAAGTTCATGCTCAAAAGCAACTGTATTGACCAGAAGGAGGTGAACTTGGTAGATTTCAAAAACCTCAGTACGAGGATAATATAAGAATTTATTTAacatgaaaaatcaaaggttaaCATGTAATAAAATTTGTGGATAGTTCAGTTTTACTTTTTCCAGCACTTCAGTAATCAAGTGTTATGAAACAGGTGTAGAGTTTCATAAAAATTGTTGTAGTGAACCTCATAATCCTCGTCATATTCATACAAGAAATTTTATTCCATAAATTCATACGGTTATTTGTTGTCATCAAATACAGTCCCACAAATTCCTATCagtaaaattaaaaatatatatgttatCGAATAATATATTCTTCATGAGGAATGTCAGTTTCACAGTTCAATTAATCCTTTTACGATTAGAGATGCATTAGTTCTGAGAACTTCTTATATTTTTATAAGTATATATCTcaaatccagaaaaaaattataaacaacATACGTAATTGAAGTGGACTTCGGATTCGACAGTTTAGAATGGGAAATATGTCTAGAGAGTTGTGTTCTAATTAAGTATACTTCCACTCGAAATTATTTGATCTAGAAAATTTGCTGATGTTGAATAGTCACCAAATTTATAggtgtattattttttttaataagtaaaaaaaaacataacataAAAAGAAATGATCTTATTCGAAATCACTTCCTAAAATAACTCCGGAATGGCCTTTCATCAAGGTCTTCCAAGTTCTGCTGTATAACATTCGCATACATCACAGAGTGACAAGAAAAACGAAGAATGAGACAGTAATTTGAAATTTCCAGAACATTTAATGGTTAAAAACTCACAGCTTGATCTCCAATCTCCCAAAAAGAGGGTCAACATTTACCAATAGAGATATGTATTTCGTTAAATCCCCGTATGCACCACAGCGTTACAGCTATTTCTGCATCGATTAGAAGAAAACCTGTTTGGGATTACATAACACAATCTTTCACTTTTCACTGTTATTGCTATTTCCGCAGATGCAGGAAAGAAGAGATTTGCATAAACGAGTTGAATgttagttttgtttttttgatcATGTCAATACTAAATTTATTCCCGAGTAGGCTAAGAAAACTAACCGTAGTAGAAAGAAAATTCATCTCCCTCTTGAACTTTTTATAGTTTACATTCCACTATAtgtaatttaaaaaaacgatAAAGGaactaaattttttatttgcaaATGGAAATACTTTGAATTTGTTTGCCGTTTCTATTCCGAATGGCTTGGGTTAGAATATTTTCGAGAATTATGTTCCTTTTTGTGAAATTTGCACACAGTGCGACGTGTACGTTCAAATAACAACAGGTTTACATAATGACACAGAGTTGCTTCATAAGGTTGTATATACAAAAGATTTTTATCCGTTGCGAAGTCCAGAACGTTCAAAGTGCTGTATTAATTCAGTGGTGTCATTATATGCTTCAAGGACTGCTCTTAGTTTCCGAGATTATCTAGTTACGACTTGCAATTAACAGTGACTATACTATCCTGTATTCATTTTTGAAGTATAAAACATGAATCTCTTCTTCTCATCAACTTTCGTAAATATGATTTTTAGAAGCATTCTTCCTTTCATTTCAATGCAGAAGAATGGGTTTAAAGTCCACATAGGATAATAATCTAGTTGCTTCACGTTAATATTCACCAAGTGTTAAAAATTAACACACACATCACCGAATAACCACTATTCTATGGATCAGAATGATCAATAATTGCAATTATCCATCGACTTTGCCAAATGAATATGAATGAGAGTGTCTCAAATATATGAGTTGTAGTGGGAAATTTGTGTTCCCCTAAGTCGTTGAGGATGTTATCATTCATAATACACTAATTGTAAGCGACAACAAATAACATCACCGGTAGAACTAAAACACAATGTCGTAATATAATTGTTGACGGTGCTTCATTTCCTTTTATCTCATACAATCTCACTCAATATTTGTGTGCATCgatagaaatagaaaaatcaatcactTCCAATATCCCATTCAAGTGTGTTGCCCTAAGTcctaaacaaaaaaaaactgatggaTCTCGTAGAATGAGTCGAGATAAGCGCTGGTATTTGTATACAGGTTGCTTCACGGATAAATACGATCAATTTTATCGGTTTTTCAGCTCCAGTTAATCAGAAATTACCATTTTTCTCTGCTTAAATTTGAATCGAATCAAACGATTCGCAAAttgcatttgaagaaaaaaacagaaaagtcaAGAACCTaatagaattctatgaaaaccAACACAGGGGTTCATCTGATGTGACTATCTATTGATACGCCATttctattgaattttttataatctCTTCAgtgtatttttggaaaatatctGTTTTCCAAGTGAAATTCTGCTAGAAAAATGCACAAAATAATCACAGGAGTTGGAACAAAGATCGAAATGGAAGATTTTTGCTTGATAATTGTTATGGATTTTACCCAAACTCTGAAACATGATgaaaagaaattcgtgattgaTTTAGGGTAGTTTGAATCGAATGAGGGATATTCAGAAAGGTGCGTTTGGTTTCTTTCTTCGTAAATGCGAATTTCTTCTGCTATATTacgatgaaaattttcggatttttcATCCAGTCAATTTTCTTTCTAGGGCTCTGTACAGATTCATCCGACTACAGATACAGATTAAGGGATACGCCAGGAAGAATTCAACGTTGGCCGACATCTTCAGGGAGAATGTGAAGAAGCACCCGAACAAAATAGCGATCTGCTTCGAGGATCAAGAGTGGGATTTCGCAAAGGTAGTTACTGTTTTTTATCATTCTTTTCGGTTGATGGTTTGTGACGGAAAACGCTTTGGACATGTACCGGAACTATCTATAATTGAGCCATTACATGTGTGGATTAAATGGAGCGAATCAAGTTCTGGTTGCGAAACACACAAAAATTTATACACTTCAGAAAGGTCCTGcacaatttgaatgaaaaatcgctcaaatttcctgaaattcgatctgcgaaaattaatataatatttttcagtaacACTCGGTAAACCAATATTGTATTTCGACTTGTAGAAAGttcaggttttttttttgaaaggcttGCATATGAGAACGCTCCAGATTTTAGCTGTTCGTGCATAAATTCATAAACGAGTGATGCGTGACTCGTGGGATCGATTTTGCCCCCTTGAAATATGCCCCTATGCGATTAAAAAACCGTGAAAATCAATGGCCTTCACCGACTGCTTCACACGCCAAAGTATACTGCATAACAAGTAGGTTTTGAGTGGTTCTTATGAGGTTGGAATCGATTCTTTTGAGAATAAGAGGTGGTAAAAAAAGTTCATACAAAGAAAGTATAAAAAACTGAAACCATTTTGTATAATTTATCCATCGAGATTGATGAAGTACATCCAGGCTAAGTTAAATCTACTATGTGAAATATCAATTCGATTGAAAGATGCTACTTATCCACTATCAgatcaaaaacaaattgagagtGCCTTACCTCTTGTGAAATAATGATCGAaggtgaaattgaaaagttaTTCAAGATGGAATAGGTGAAAACTTGCTTGCTGCGGAAATATATTTTCCATCCAAATTTTCGTTCTTAGATTAGAATAACCTATCGGCTTTTATACTATAACAGAATTCCTAGTGAGTGTTTTGTTGGAGCCACATAGATaaaaattaattgaagaaaCTCTTGTTTGTTTTCACTCCGAGATTAGGATATCTCGAGAGGTTTAACACAAATCGCTTGGGTAATGGAGAAACCAAGATTCCATTACCTGAGAATGTTAATTAAACCGAAATTTCCCGTTGGCATTAAAGATTAAAATGGGAAAAATGAAAGATGGTTTCCCCCATTAACCCGGGTTTGCGTGTTTGTGCGATATCAACCAAAAATGAGTAATATTCTTGACCGATGTGCAATTTCCTCAACAGATTTATATTAATTTATTCCGAATATGACCTCCAGTAATTCGTtggttcgatttttcgccaaaATAATGAgtgttgaaaaaatttgtggtAGTAGGCTGATATTATTTGAACCTTCGAAGTTCTTTGCCTCAAAGTACCCGAgttgaattgattgaattttatggaaaaatcgAGTTCTAAAGTTCATAAAAATCCTCCCATCTTTTGGCTTCAATTTACCCAATTTGGAGCTTGTAACATATACAGGGAGTAAATGATAGTTTCGGAAAAATTCAAGCGATGATTCCTTGTCCAAAACTGTTGTGGGcctttcataattttttattttttttgagtagccactgcttagatacagctccCTAAAGATGGCAACTGATAAgaagttttctggtttctaagaaaaaaaataaaaagtgcTTCTCAGGTGAAATTAagctgaaaaaatcattttaaagACCACACTATTTTTTAACAAGAAATcaacccttaaattttttcgtaacGATTCTTTTACATCCAATATGTTACTTATCATCGTCAAAATGATGAAACAATTGATATATGAAATTTATCAAACATCGAATACTCCATGAGGAAAATTGAAGGATTTCTCTatgaaatcttgaaaaaaattctttttattcCAGCTAGAAGAGTACAGCAATAAAATCGCCAATGTGTTCAAGAGCCACGGCTACAAAAAAGGTGACGTGGTCGCACTTTTTATGGAGAATAAACCCGAATTCATAGGAATATGGTTGGGTTTATCCAAATTGGGGGTTATCGTACCTTTCATCAATACCAATTTGAGGCTGTCCACGCTGGTCCATTCCATAACGATAGCCAAGTCTCAAGCGGTCATATTTGGAAGCGAACTATCTGATGgtgagtgaaaaaaaatttgtcgacaatattttattatcaaaGATCATCAAGTATCTATCTTATAGTGCACAGATAATGAAATCAGCGAGAGGATTATGGTTATggtcatttttcatttcaatcttgccgacgtttcgaactAACTATAGTTCTTCTTCAGGGTTTCATCAGAATTTGTCCCTGATttactttatttatttatggacATGCACTGTATGAATGAACTAAAGCAAGCATCCTAGGAAGTGATTGAATTTTTACGAGTTTAATTCATTATTGATCAAGTTTGAGGTTCCCTTATGCACCTAAACCACTTTTCCAAAGCTACCTACCAATATTTCGTTGAACAGTGAAGAACTAATCATATTTTGCTCAAATTTCTATTCATAATTCAATACAATAATCATGGTTTTACTGTTATTGTATTTTTTAAGGGGGCCTTTATTTTTGAACTGCAACTCCAACTGCTATCCGCCTTTTAAAGTTTATTTATCAATTGACAAACTAATTATACCAAGTCGAGGCATAAGATAAGAATTATGTTTTCACCATAATACCTTAAACAATTTTCTTGTGTTCCACCGAGTTCTGGAGCATTATTAACATAATCACAAGACGGCATGTTTTATGGTAACTTCCTTGTTTTCCTTGAAACCGCAATTAAATACCAATAGATATGTCTATTGTATCACCTTCATAGTTCACACTGTACTTCGAGAGTTCAACTCTTCCTTTGTCAATGAAATACTATCCAGTTAGCCATGAGGACAAATTTATTTTTACTTCCATAGGTAAACGAATTATTTCGCCTAGGTTTAAATGTTTGGAACTACTATATACAGGAGGTTCCGATAGAGAAGGTAGTATATAATATACTACACATAACATAAGTCTGCGAATTTTTCCATTGATTCATCCTATGAGGATATTCTCAGAATTCTCAATTTAGTTTTCTCCGAAAAGCAAACAGTGTCAGGAAGTTTTTCAGCTGTTTGATCAGTGACATCAGTAGTAGTTCAACGTCAAGTTTTTTAATTGGTTCTAACCTGTTTGTTCCCTTTTGATTTCAACCTTCTACATTATTGTTTCCGATGTTCGATTGTCCGTATGAATAATGTAATGATTCAGGCTAATGAATATCGATATATGCGAAAAGAAATCGAGATTCAAAGTAGCGATTTCACCTTGAAACTGGAATGACCTGAAGTGTCgtcagaaattcaaaaatagttcgaatggtttattgaagCCTATACCCAGATAAACTGTGTGAAAACGCAGCCAATTTCACGagtaatttcaaagaaaaatttcgaGACTTGAGcaaataattaattcaataataaagtttcaaataaaagtagtcgtataatttttattgtattaCGTTCTTCGAGAAATTAAGGATAGAATCATCTAATCAAATGTAGACCGAAATTCTGATAGTCTCCAAGGCCAACATAAAGGAAAGTGATATATTTGCATACAATAATCGAAACTGTATCTCACCTCTATTGGATTTTGTGTCAGTCCTCTGAATATTTATCGAAATCGAATTCCCTTTGAACTGATTGCTTAATTCGATGAATATATTGACGGTAAAATGGCCTACTGAAAAAATTGTAGCACCAACCACTTAAAATACTCTTGATATAACCCTTTCACGATGGATGTTTCATCGTCATGTTTTCTTTGTAGCGATTTCAGAAATTCTCGACAAAATAGAATCGAAAACTGCTCTCTATCAAGTTAATGGAGGAAATAACAACAAATCTAGCTCGGATCAGAGGTTCAAACCTCTGGATGAGTACTTGAAGGATGCCCCTGGATCCGCAGTTCCAACGCCGGAGAACCTAAATCACCATAGCAATCTGGTATATATTTATACTTCTGGTACAACAGGCCTACCGAAGGCTGCAGTAATAAGCAACTCTAGGTAAGGTTTATTCATATATTCTTATCTTTATTTCATTGGTAATGTAAAACCCCATGAGTGCTGGAGTTTTTCAAACGGGTGATCTGGTCGAAGATGaggttttttatttcttctccAGTGgtagaaaattctcgaaatgtTTCGCTTGGCAACTTGCAACAAAGTACTCTTTTGGCTATTCTAGAGAGAGATAATGCCTCTGGCTTTACTTATCTTTCCCGAATATAAATTACAGGTTATCTGCTACTATAACATTTATTATGATGGATGAAGTGGCaatattatgaatatttgaatattccacCTTTAATCCAGGCAAACAATGGGAAAAATGATGAACTTGCTTCAGATTTTCGGAAAAACCGATTTATTGAACAGCATTTTCATTAGTCGTTCAGTTAGTGGTTATTTATCGGATCCAGTAGAATAGTCAACCAATAATGAAAACTGTAACAAtgtttaaagcccgtttgcaacacccgagaattctctagaaaatttactcgagatttcatgcgccgtgaattatgtaccgttacatacgcactttcggtagaattctctgttcagttgcgtactaaatagtctccgcccttttcttgcgagaattttgtagagaattctcatctgttgcaaacgggctttagatgaAAAGATGAAGGATTAAAATCAAAAGATCATAAGAAAAACTAAGGTGCCCGCTCAAAATGAGAAAGTGGGTTGACGCACAATTTTcctagaacaccctgtatatatgaaaataattttttttttaattattaacttttgtttttattattctaGCAAGTGGCCCAAGTTTTAATAGAATACACCCATCAAGAAGCGTTCTATGTACCTATTTCCGCACAAttgagaaaaattgaagtcaaaaatttcatttatcaTTTTTAAATGTTTCCTGAAAAGGCGAAAACTGCTTAAAGGAAAGTgaataattaaaaattttaCTAGTGTTAGTGATAAAAACGATGGAAGATATTAGTAAACATTGACTGAACCATTATTGATTAATAGGATACAAATAAATGATGATAAAAACGATGAAACTTACGAGTAAACATTAATTGTACTATTATTTGCTGGATGTATATACGTTATTACGATTGTTATCAACACCTTCTGTTTCTGTTGATGTTATAGAGCAGTAATCCGCATGGCCTCGGTAGCGCAGTAGGCAGCGCGTAAGTCTCATAATCTTAAGGTCGTGAGTTCGATCCTCACCCGGGGCAACTTTTTGTTCGACATTAGTTCAATTTTTTGATACACCGATTTTTCCATGGAtaaaaaagattttattttttttcagatacatTTTTATAGCCGCTGCTAtccattggttggccggtttcAACTGTACGGATCGCTTTTACACACCCCTACCTCTGTACCACACCGCCGGGGGTTGTATGAGCGTCGGGCAAATGTTACTCTACG
The nucleotide sequence above comes from Coccinella septempunctata chromosome 4, icCocSept1.1, whole genome shotgun sequence. Encoded proteins:
- the LOC123312215 gene encoding long-chain fatty acid transport protein 4 isoform X1, yielding MGDRDLKINGAQKTDKSPDVESGKVVDLDGEAGKETAATLRSIKNRPVRVLLRRVAVMAVLVAILAGLGAVVWYFMGWMSLVQLILVALIAYLASGKYRWFYVAIRTAPRDIRALYRFIRLQIQIKGYARKNSTLADIFRENVKKHPNKIAICFEDQEWDFAKLEEYSNKIANVFKSHGYKKGDVVALFMENKPEFIGIWLGLSKLGVIVPFINTNLRLSTLVHSITIAKSQAVIFGSELSDAISEILDKIESKTALYQVNGGNNNKSSSDQRFKPLDEYLKDAPGSAVPTPENLNHHSNLVYIYTSGTTGLPKAAVISNSRYIFIAAAIHWLAGFNCTDRFYTPLPLYHTAGGCMSVGQMLLYGSTLIIRKKFSASSYFADCQKYKATVAQYIGEMCRYILAVPPKPSDRQHNLRMVFGNGLRPQIWVEFVDRFNIPNVAEFYGATEGNANIVNIDNTVGAIGFVSRIIPSVYPISIIKVDQNTGEPIRDHKGLCMPCEPNEPGVFIGRIVANNPSRAFLGYVDKKASDKKVVNDVFYHGDKAFLSGDIIVADEFGYLYFKDRTGDTFRWKGENVSTSEVEGVLSNILDYKDVVVYGVEVRNQEGRAGMAAILDPEDNVDLKALAEGCRKSLPSYARPIFIRILKKMDMTGTYKLKKVDLQKEGFDPSTTTDNIYYLDSSGSYSLLTKDIYNKIDSGSIRV